From Streptomyces chrestomyceticus JCM 4735, one genomic window encodes:
- the nuoH gene encoding NADH-quinone oxidoreductase subunit NuoH, producing MQHLALSGSALAQEDLSMFGRDPWWLIAVKAVFCFAFLMLTVLFSIVWERKVVAWMQLRIGPNRHGPWGMLQSLADGIKLMLKEDLVVKRADKAVYVLAPIVAAVPAFMAVAVIPFGPAGNEISIFGQRTTMQLTDLPIGVLYILATASVGIYGIVLAGWSSGSTYPLLGGLRSCAQMISYEIAMGMSFAAVFLYSGSMSTSTIVESQQDRWYVLLLPVSFIIYIVAMVGETNRAPFDMPESEGDLVGGFNTEYSSIKFAMFMLAEYINMVTVSAVAVTLFLGGWKAPYPVSSFWEGANHGWWPLLWFVIKVQLLLFFFIWLRGTLPRVRYDQFMKLGWKVLIPVSMVWLMLVATVRALKNEGYDFQRIVMFVGGAAIAVLLISLVADFFRRGEKEEPAEEPAFDPMAGGFPVPPLPGQTLPPVPRRRPRRERELIVSGGVDTVSDGIDKDGKGGDGA from the coding sequence ATGCAGCACCTGGCGCTGTCCGGCAGCGCGCTGGCCCAGGAAGACCTGTCGATGTTCGGCCGCGACCCGTGGTGGCTGATCGCCGTCAAGGCGGTCTTCTGCTTCGCGTTCCTCATGCTGACCGTGCTCTTCTCGATCGTCTGGGAACGCAAGGTCGTCGCGTGGATGCAGTTGCGCATCGGCCCCAACCGGCACGGCCCCTGGGGCATGCTCCAGTCCCTCGCGGACGGCATCAAGCTGATGCTCAAGGAGGACCTGGTCGTCAAGCGGGCCGACAAGGCGGTGTACGTGCTCGCGCCGATCGTGGCGGCCGTACCGGCCTTCATGGCCGTCGCGGTGATCCCCTTCGGCCCGGCCGGCAACGAGATCTCGATCTTCGGCCAGCGCACCACGATGCAGTTGACCGACCTGCCGATCGGCGTGCTCTACATCCTGGCCACCGCCTCCGTCGGCATCTACGGCATCGTGCTGGCGGGCTGGTCCTCCGGCTCGACGTACCCGCTGCTCGGCGGTCTGCGCTCGTGCGCGCAGATGATCTCGTACGAGATCGCGATGGGCATGTCCTTCGCGGCGGTCTTCCTCTACTCGGGGTCGATGTCGACCTCGACGATCGTGGAGTCGCAGCAGGACCGGTGGTACGTGCTGCTGCTGCCGGTCTCCTTCATCATCTACATCGTCGCCATGGTGGGCGAGACCAACCGGGCGCCGTTCGACATGCCGGAGTCCGAGGGCGACCTGGTCGGCGGCTTCAACACCGAGTACTCGTCCATCAAGTTCGCGATGTTCATGCTCGCCGAGTACATCAACATGGTGACCGTCTCGGCGGTCGCGGTGACCCTCTTCCTGGGCGGCTGGAAGGCCCCGTACCCGGTCAGCAGCTTCTGGGAAGGCGCCAACCACGGCTGGTGGCCGCTGCTCTGGTTCGTCATCAAGGTGCAACTGCTGCTGTTCTTCTTCATCTGGCTGCGCGGCACGCTGCCCCGCGTGCGCTACGACCAGTTCATGAAGCTGGGGTGGAAGGTCCTCATCCCGGTCTCCATGGTCTGGCTGATGCTCGTCGCGACCGTACGGGCCCTGAAGAACGAGGGGTACGACTTCCAGCGGATCGTGATGTTCGTGGGCGGCGCGGCCATCGCCGTCCTGCTGATCTCCCTCGTCGCCGACTTCTTCCGGCGCGGCGAGAAGGAGGAGCCGGCCGAGGAGCCGGCCTTCGACCCCATGGCGGGCGGCTTCCCCGTGCCGCCGCTGCCCGGACAGACCCTGCCTCCCGTGCCGCGCCGCAGGCCGCGACGGGAGCGGGAGCTGATTGTCAGTGGTGGGGTGGACACTGTCAGTGACGGAATCGACAAGGACGGAAAGGGGGGCGACGGTGCCTGA
- the nuoI gene encoding NADH-quinone oxidoreductase subunit NuoI, translating into MPDFQNPVAGFGVTFKAMFKKRLTEQYPEEKKPTAPRFHGRHQLNRHPDGLEKCVGCELCAWACPADAIYVEGADNTDEERYSPGERYGRVYQINYLRCILCGLCVEACPTRALTMTNEYELADRSRESLIYTKEELLAGLEETMVDTPHAIFPGMTEKDYYRGLVTEAAPGTVRQVAVSKGETAEGEGGADTAAPQEAVSTFGPDEPAAREVTR; encoded by the coding sequence GTGCCTGACTTCCAGAACCCCGTGGCCGGCTTCGGCGTGACCTTCAAGGCCATGTTCAAGAAGCGGCTGACCGAGCAGTATCCGGAGGAGAAGAAACCGACGGCGCCGCGCTTCCACGGCCGCCACCAGCTCAACCGGCATCCCGACGGGCTGGAGAAGTGCGTCGGCTGCGAGCTGTGCGCCTGGGCCTGCCCGGCCGACGCGATCTACGTCGAAGGTGCCGACAACACCGACGAGGAGCGCTACAGCCCCGGCGAGCGCTACGGCCGCGTCTACCAGATCAACTACCTGCGCTGCATCCTGTGCGGGCTGTGCGTCGAGGCGTGCCCCACCCGCGCGCTGACCATGACCAACGAGTACGAACTCGCCGACCGGTCCCGTGAGTCGCTCATCTACACCAAGGAGGAGCTGCTCGCGGGGCTGGAGGAGACCATGGTCGACACCCCGCACGCCATCTTCCCCGGCATGACGGAGAAGGACTACTACCGCGGCCTGGTGACCGAGGCCGCGCCGGGGACGGTGCGGCAGGTCGCCGTCTCCAAGGGCGAGACGGCCGAAGGGGAGGGCGGCGCGGACACCGCGGCGCCCCAGGAGGCCGTCTCCACCTTCGGGCCCGACGAGCCCGCCGCCCGGGAGGTGACCCGGTGA
- a CDS encoding NADH-quinone oxidoreductase subunit J: MTTTSLAAAASTGEAVQFWILGTVAVIGALCTILMRRAVHSALSLAGTMIVLAVFYLANGAYFLGIVQIVVYTGAIMMLFLFVVMLVGVTAADSLKETLKGQRWLAAACGLGFGILLIAGIGNASLRHFKGLGEANAGGNVQGLAALIFTKYVFAFEVTGALLITAAVGAMVLTHRERTERAKTQREQSEARIREGKHIPPLPAPGVYARHNAVDVPGLLPDGTPSELTVNPTLRERGQIRDVSGAALDELKALEQRSEERLGRSEEAKR; this comes from the coding sequence GTGACCACGACTTCCCTGGCCGCCGCGGCCTCCACCGGCGAGGCGGTGCAGTTCTGGATCCTCGGTACGGTCGCGGTGATCGGCGCGCTGTGCACGATCCTGATGCGGCGCGCCGTGCACAGCGCCCTGTCGCTCGCCGGCACCATGATCGTCCTGGCGGTGTTCTACCTCGCCAACGGCGCGTACTTCCTCGGCATCGTGCAGATCGTCGTCTACACCGGCGCGATCATGATGCTGTTCCTCTTCGTCGTCATGCTCGTCGGCGTCACGGCGGCCGACTCCCTCAAGGAGACCCTCAAGGGCCAGCGCTGGCTGGCCGCCGCCTGCGGCCTCGGCTTCGGCATCCTGCTGATCGCCGGGATCGGCAACGCCTCGCTCCGGCACTTCAAGGGCCTCGGCGAGGCCAACGCCGGGGGCAACGTCCAGGGCCTGGCGGCGCTGATCTTCACCAAGTACGTCTTCGCCTTCGAGGTCACCGGCGCCCTGCTGATCACGGCGGCGGTCGGCGCGATGGTGCTGACGCACCGGGAGCGTACGGAGCGCGCCAAGACGCAGCGCGAGCAGTCCGAGGCCCGTATCCGCGAGGGCAAGCACATTCCGCCGCTGCCCGCCCCGGGCGTCTACGCCCGGCACAACGCGGTCGACGTCCCCGGTCTGCTCCCCGACGGCACGCCGTCCGAGCTGACCGTCAACCCGACGCTGCGCGAGCGCGGCCAGATCCGCGACGTCTCCGGTGCGGCGCTGGACGAGCTGAAGGCGCTGGAGCAGCGCTCCGAAGAGCGGCTGGGCCGCAGCGAGGAGGCGAAGCGGTGA
- the nuoK gene encoding NADH-quinone oxidoreductase subunit NuoK translates to MNPVNYLYLAALLFTIGAAGVLIRRNAIVVFMCIELMLNACNLAFVAFSRMHGNLDGQIIAFFTMVVAAAEVVVGLAIIVSIFRTRHTASVDDASLMKL, encoded by the coding sequence GTGAACCCGGTCAACTACCTCTATCTCGCCGCCCTGTTGTTCACCATCGGCGCGGCCGGGGTGCTGATCAGGCGGAACGCCATCGTGGTGTTCATGTGCATCGAGCTGATGCTCAACGCCTGCAACCTCGCCTTCGTGGCCTTCTCGCGGATGCACGGAAACCTGGACGGACAGATCATCGCGTTCTTCACGATGGTCGTCGCCGCGGCCGAGGTCGTGGTGGGCCTGGCGATCATCGTGTCCATCTTCCGTACCCGCCACACGGCCTCGGTCGACGACGCCAGCCTGATGAAGCTGTAA
- the nuoL gene encoding NADH-quinone oxidoreductase subunit L, whose amino-acid sequence MENLIALLVAAPLAGAALLLCGGRRLDRAGHWLGTLFALASFALAVPLFMELLGRDAEQRTLHQHLFSWVPVGGFQADVAFQLDQLSMTFVLLITGVGSLIHIYSVGYMEHDERRRRFFGYLNLFLAAMLLLVLADNYLLLYVGWEGVGLASYLLIGFWQHKPSAATAAKKAFLVNRVGDMGLSIAIMLMFTTFGTFAFGPVLGAVGDTSEGKLTAIGLMLLLAACGKSAQVPLQSWLGDAMEGPTPVSALIHAATMVTAGVYLITRSGAIFNGAPDAQTAVVVVGAVTLLFGAIVGCAKDDIKKALAGSTMSQIGYMILAAGLGPIGYAFAIMHLVTHGFFKAGLFLGAGSVMHGMNDEVDMRRYGGLRKYMPVTFITFGLGYLAIIGFPGLSGFFSKDKIIEAAFAKGGTEGWILGGAALLGAAITAFYMTRVMLMTFFGEERWRKAPTPSPAEPSVEPAAETRGEYTPPHPHESPKSMTIPMILLAVGSVFAGGLFSLNEAFVTWLEPVTSFDHGHPPLSASAITTATIVVMVLGVGLAYLQYGRKPVPAVAPRGSLLTRAARRDLLQDDFNHVVLVRGGGELTRALVQLDQSVVDGAVNGTAASMGGLSGRLRRVQNGFARSYAVQMLGGAAVLIAATLLMRGV is encoded by the coding sequence GTGGAGAACTTGATCGCCCTGCTCGTCGCGGCCCCCCTGGCCGGCGCGGCCCTGCTGCTGTGCGGCGGCAGGAGACTGGACCGGGCCGGCCACTGGCTCGGCACGCTGTTCGCACTGGCGTCCTTCGCCCTGGCCGTCCCCTTGTTCATGGAGCTGCTGGGCCGGGACGCCGAGCAGCGGACCCTGCACCAGCACCTGTTCAGTTGGGTGCCGGTGGGCGGCTTCCAGGCGGACGTGGCCTTCCAGCTCGACCAACTGTCCATGACGTTCGTCCTGCTGATCACCGGTGTCGGATCGCTGATCCACATCTACTCGGTCGGCTACATGGAGCACGACGAGCGGCGCCGCCGCTTCTTCGGCTACCTCAACCTCTTCCTCGCGGCCATGCTGCTGCTCGTCCTCGCCGACAACTACCTCCTGCTGTACGTCGGCTGGGAGGGTGTCGGCCTGGCCTCGTACCTGCTCATCGGCTTCTGGCAGCACAAGCCCAGCGCGGCGACGGCGGCGAAGAAGGCGTTCCTGGTCAACCGCGTTGGTGACATGGGCCTGTCCATCGCGATCATGCTGATGTTCACCACGTTCGGAACGTTCGCGTTCGGGCCGGTGCTGGGCGCGGTCGGCGACACCTCCGAGGGCAAGCTCACCGCCATCGGCCTGATGCTGCTGCTCGCCGCCTGCGGCAAGTCGGCGCAGGTCCCGCTCCAGTCCTGGCTGGGCGACGCGATGGAGGGCCCGACCCCGGTCTCGGCCCTGATCCACGCGGCGACCATGGTGACCGCTGGCGTCTACCTGATCACCCGCTCCGGCGCGATCTTCAACGGGGCGCCGGACGCGCAGACCGCCGTCGTGGTGGTCGGCGCGGTGACGCTGCTGTTCGGTGCGATCGTCGGTTGCGCGAAGGACGACATCAAGAAGGCCCTGGCGGGCTCGACGATGTCGCAGATCGGCTACATGATCCTGGCCGCCGGGCTGGGCCCGATCGGCTACGCCTTCGCGATCATGCACCTGGTCACCCACGGCTTCTTCAAGGCGGGCCTCTTCCTGGGCGCCGGCTCGGTGATGCACGGGATGAACGACGAGGTGGACATGCGCCGCTACGGCGGCCTGCGCAAGTACATGCCCGTCACGTTCATCACCTTCGGCCTCGGCTATCTGGCGATCATCGGCTTCCCCGGTCTGTCCGGCTTCTTCTCCAAGGACAAGATCATCGAGGCGGCGTTCGCCAAGGGCGGCACGGAAGGCTGGATCCTCGGCGGCGCGGCGCTGCTGGGCGCCGCGATCACCGCGTTCTACATGACGCGGGTGATGCTGATGACGTTCTTCGGCGAGGAGCGCTGGCGCAAGGCGCCGACGCCGTCCCCCGCCGAGCCGTCCGTGGAGCCCGCGGCCGAGACCCGGGGCGAGTACACCCCGCCGCACCCGCACGAGTCGCCCAAGTCCATGACGATCCCGATGATCCTGCTGGCCGTCGGATCGGTCTTCGCGGGCGGCCTGTTCAGCCTCAACGAGGCGTTCGTGACCTGGCTGGAGCCGGTCACCTCCTTCGACCACGGGCACCCGCCGCTGAGCGCCTCGGCGATCACCACCGCCACGATCGTGGTGATGGTCCTCGGCGTCGGGCTCGCCTACCTCCAGTACGGGCGCAAGCCGGTCCCCGCCGTCGCCCCGCGCGGCTCGCTGCTCACCCGGGCGGCCCGCCGCGACCTGCTCCAGGACGACTTCAACCACGTCGTGCTGGTGCGCGGCGGCGGCGAGCTGACCCGCGCCCTGGTCCAGTTGGACCAATCCGTCGTGGACGGCGCGGTCAACGGCACGGCGGCGTCGATGGGCGGCCTCTCCGGCCGGCTGCGCCGGGTGCAGAACGGCTTCGCCCGCTCGTACGCGGTACAGATGTTGGGCGGTGCGGCCGTGCTGATCGCCGCGACCCTGCTGATGAGGGGTGTCTGA
- a CDS encoding NADH-quinone oxidoreductase subunit M: MSFPLLTATAAVPAIGAIATAAVPAAKRTAAKWLALLFSLATLVLAAVVAVRFTPGAKGPFQLTESHAWIKDFGVRYELGVDGIAVALIALTALLVPFVILAGWHDADPLEDATPNRRWRPTQGFFALVLAVEAMVVISFEATDVFLFYIFFEAMLIPMYFLIGGFGDRAGADGEEHSAKLRSQAAVKFLLYNLAGGLIMLAAVIGLYAATADQLGSGTFSLTEIVQARADGKLALGTGTERLLFLGFFFAFAVKAPLWPLHTWLPGAMGESTAPVAVLITAVVDKVGTFAMLRFCLQLFPEASNWATPVILVLALISILYGALLAVGQRDIKRLVAYASISHFGFIVMGIFAMTTQGQGGATLYMVNHGISTAALMLVAGFLISRRGSRLIADYGGVQKVAPVLAGTFLVGGLATLSLPGLAPFVSEFLVLVGTFSRYPAVGIVATVGIVLAALYVLVLYQRTMTGPVKAEVRTMPDLKARELAVVAPLIALLLFLGVYPKPLTDVVNPAVDHTLSVVDQHDPRPDVAVKADAEAAK, translated from the coding sequence ATGTCGTTTCCCCTTCTGACGGCCACCGCGGCGGTCCCGGCGATCGGCGCGATCGCCACCGCCGCGGTGCCCGCCGCCAAGCGCACCGCCGCCAAATGGCTGGCCCTGCTCTTCTCGCTGGCCACCCTGGTGCTCGCGGCGGTGGTCGCGGTCCGCTTCACCCCGGGCGCGAAGGGCCCGTTCCAGCTCACCGAGTCGCACGCCTGGATCAAGGACTTCGGCGTCCGCTACGAACTGGGCGTGGACGGCATCGCGGTGGCGCTGATCGCGCTGACCGCGCTGCTGGTCCCGTTCGTGATCCTGGCGGGCTGGCACGACGCCGACCCTCTGGAAGACGCCACGCCCAACCGGCGCTGGAGGCCCACCCAGGGCTTCTTCGCGCTGGTCCTCGCCGTCGAGGCGATGGTGGTCATCTCCTTCGAGGCCACCGACGTCTTCCTCTTCTACATCTTCTTCGAAGCCATGCTCATCCCGATGTACTTCCTCATCGGCGGCTTCGGGGACCGGGCCGGGGCGGACGGCGAGGAGCACAGCGCGAAGCTGCGCTCGCAGGCCGCCGTGAAGTTCCTGCTGTACAACCTGGCCGGCGGGCTGATCATGCTGGCCGCGGTGATCGGGCTGTACGCGGCCACCGCCGACCAGCTCGGCAGCGGCACGTTCTCCCTGACGGAGATCGTCCAGGCGCGGGCGGACGGGAAGCTGGCGCTGGGCACCGGCACCGAACGGCTGCTGTTCCTCGGCTTCTTCTTCGCCTTCGCGGTGAAGGCGCCGCTGTGGCCGCTGCACACCTGGCTGCCCGGCGCGATGGGCGAGTCCACGGCGCCCGTGGCCGTACTGATCACCGCGGTGGTCGACAAGGTCGGCACCTTCGCGATGCTGCGCTTCTGCCTCCAGCTCTTCCCGGAGGCCAGCAACTGGGCCACCCCGGTCATCCTGGTCCTCGCGCTGATCAGCATCCTGTACGGCGCGCTGCTCGCGGTCGGCCAGCGGGACATCAAGCGCCTGGTGGCGTACGCGTCCATCTCCCACTTCGGCTTCATCGTCATGGGCATCTTCGCGATGACGACCCAGGGCCAGGGCGGCGCGACGCTGTACATGGTCAACCACGGCATCTCGACGGCGGCGCTGATGCTGGTCGCCGGGTTCCTGATCTCGCGGCGCGGCTCCCGGCTGATCGCCGACTACGGCGGGGTGCAGAAGGTCGCGCCGGTGCTGGCCGGCACCTTCCTGGTCGGCGGTCTGGCGACGCTGTCGCTGCCGGGCCTGGCGCCGTTCGTCAGCGAATTCCTGGTGCTGGTCGGCACGTTCAGCCGCTACCCGGCGGTGGGGATCGTGGCCACCGTCGGCATCGTGCTCGCCGCGCTGTACGTCCTCGTCCTCTACCAGCGGACGATGACCGGCCCGGTGAAGGCCGAGGTGCGGACGATGCCCGACCTCAAGGCGCGGGAGCTGGCGGTAGTCGCCCCGCTGATCGCGCTGCTGCTGTTCCTCGGCGTCTACCCCAAGCCGCTGACGGACGTCGTCAACCCGGCGGTGGACCACACCCTGTCCGTCGTCGATCAGCACGATCCCCGCCCCGACGTAGCCGTGAAGGCAGATGCGGAGGCCGCGAAGTGA
- the nuoN gene encoding NADH-quinone oxidoreductase subunit NuoN has product MSSVATVHSLWTLAAEAPARIPAPKIEYAQLAPALIVLGAAVVGIVLEAFLPRRSRYYAQLLLSVLALAAGFAAVVGLAAGGFGTTKAKIAAMGAIAVDGPALFLQGTILLVALVATFTFAERRLDPAAHGKKVDSFVAQAAAVPGGEAEQAAVKAGFTTTEVFPIALFAVGGMLVFPAANDLLTLFIALEVFSLPLYILCALARRQRLLSQEAAVKYFLLGAFSSAFLLFGIALLYGYAGTVTYSGIAQVVSDGAKQIDPALADTMGNDALLLIGAALVLMGLLFKVGAVPFHMWTPDVYQGAPTPVTGFMAAATKVAAFGALLRLLYVVLPGLRWDWRPVMWGVAIVTMLGGAIVAITQTDIKRLLAYSSIAHAGFILAGVIATSKDGISSVLFYLAAYSFVTLGAFAVVTLVRDAGGEATQLAKWAGLGRRSPLTAAVFAVFLLAFAGIPLTSGFTGKFAVFKAAAESGAGWLVVVGVVSSAIAAFFYIRVIVLMFFNEPKADGPTVAVPSPLTMTAIAVGVVVTLVLGLAPQYFLDLAGQAGVFVR; this is encoded by the coding sequence GTGAGTTCCGTGGCAACTGTCCACAGCCTGTGGACCCTTGCGGCCGAGGCACCGGCCAGGATCCCGGCGCCGAAGATCGAGTATGCCCAGTTGGCCCCGGCGCTGATCGTGCTGGGTGCCGCGGTCGTCGGCATCGTCCTGGAGGCGTTCCTGCCGCGCCGCAGCCGGTACTACGCCCAGCTCCTGCTGTCCGTGCTCGCGCTGGCCGCCGGGTTCGCGGCCGTCGTGGGGCTGGCGGCGGGCGGCTTCGGCACCACCAAGGCCAAGATCGCGGCGATGGGCGCCATCGCCGTGGACGGTCCGGCGCTCTTCCTCCAGGGCACGATCCTGCTGGTGGCGCTGGTCGCCACGTTCACCTTCGCCGAGCGGCGGCTCGATCCGGCCGCGCACGGCAAGAAGGTGGACTCCTTCGTGGCGCAGGCCGCCGCGGTGCCCGGCGGGGAAGCCGAACAGGCCGCGGTCAAGGCCGGGTTCACCACCACCGAGGTGTTCCCGATCGCACTGTTCGCGGTCGGCGGGATGCTGGTCTTCCCCGCCGCCAACGACCTGCTGACCCTCTTCATCGCGCTGGAGGTCTTCTCCCTCCCGCTGTACATCCTGTGCGCGCTGGCCCGCCGCCAGCGGCTGCTGTCGCAGGAGGCCGCGGTGAAGTACTTCCTGCTCGGCGCGTTCTCCTCGGCGTTCCTGCTGTTCGGCATCGCCCTGCTGTACGGGTACGCGGGCACCGTCACGTACTCCGGTATCGCGCAGGTCGTCAGCGACGGCGCCAAGCAGATCGACCCGGCGCTGGCCGACACCATGGGCAACGACGCGCTGCTGCTGATCGGCGCGGCGCTGGTGCTCATGGGGCTGCTCTTCAAGGTCGGCGCGGTGCCGTTCCACATGTGGACGCCGGACGTCTACCAGGGCGCGCCGACCCCGGTCACCGGCTTCATGGCGGCGGCCACCAAGGTCGCCGCGTTCGGGGCGCTGCTGCGGCTGTTGTACGTGGTCCTGCCGGGACTGCGCTGGGACTGGCGGCCGGTGATGTGGGGCGTCGCGATCGTCACGATGCTGGGCGGCGCGATCGTCGCGATCACCCAGACCGACATCAAGCGGCTGCTGGCGTACAGCTCCATCGCACACGCCGGGTTCATCCTGGCCGGTGTGATCGCCACCAGCAAGGACGGCATCTCGTCCGTCCTGTTCTACCTGGCGGCGTACTCCTTCGTGACGCTCGGCGCGTTCGCGGTGGTCACCCTCGTCCGGGACGCGGGCGGCGAGGCGACGCAGCTCGCGAAGTGGGCGGGGCTGGGCCGGCGCTCGCCCCTGACGGCGGCGGTCTTCGCGGTCTTCCTGCTGGCCTTCGCCGGCATCCCGCTGACCTCGGGCTTCACCGGGAAGTTCGCGGTGTTCAAGGCGGCGGCGGAGAGCGGCGCGGGCTGGCTGGTCGTGGTCGGTGTCGTCTCGTCCGCCATCGCCGCGTTCTTCTACATCCGGGTCATCGTGCTGATGTTCTTCAACGAGCCGAAGGCGGACGGGCCGACCGTGGCGGTACCCAGCCCGCTGACCATGACGGCCATCGCGGTCGGTGTCGTGGTCACGCTGGTCCTCGGTCTGGCGCCGCAGTACTTCCTCGACCTGGC